A genomic stretch from Natronomonas gomsonensis includes:
- a CDS encoding molybdopterin synthase, with product MYAFALLGDGAERAVERLAVAVEGRVGIVRVGETATDGGVTAGYGDTEYVVDERWQATGDGLSVSDALDRLAPDHDYAAVLGDDETGLPTIAVGDGVDDAVFEADDARSFDTEAAIEAIHGTEPHETLESLVAEVKRSQSADYAGAIATFTGRVRAKEDTADDRTHYLEFEKYEGVAERRMDTIETELEEREGILNVRLHHRTGRIPDGEDIVFVVVLAGHRREAFRSVEDGIDRLKDEVPLFKKEVTDDETFWVHERET from the coding sequence ATGTACGCGTTCGCCCTGCTCGGCGATGGTGCCGAGCGCGCAGTAGAGCGACTGGCCGTCGCCGTCGAGGGCCGTGTCGGCATCGTTCGGGTCGGCGAGACCGCCACCGACGGCGGCGTGACGGCCGGATACGGGGACACGGAGTACGTCGTCGACGAGCGGTGGCAAGCCACCGGCGACGGCCTGTCCGTTTCGGACGCTCTCGACCGACTGGCGCCCGACCACGACTACGCGGCAGTCCTCGGTGACGACGAAACCGGGTTACCGACGATTGCAGTCGGTGACGGGGTCGACGACGCGGTCTTCGAAGCCGACGACGCGAGGAGTTTCGATACGGAGGCGGCCATCGAGGCGATTCACGGGACCGAACCACACGAGACGCTCGAATCGCTCGTCGCCGAGGTCAAACGGTCACAGTCGGCCGACTACGCTGGCGCCATCGCCACCTTCACCGGGCGGGTGCGGGCCAAAGAGGACACCGCAGACGACCGGACCCACTACCTCGAATTCGAGAAATACGAGGGCGTCGCCGAGCGGCGCATGGACACCATTGAGACCGAACTCGAAGAACGAGAGGGAATCCTGAACGTACGGCTCCATCACAGGACGGGCCGGATTCCGGACGGAGAGGATATCGTGTTCGTGGTCGTCCTCGCCGGGCACCGCCGAGAGGCGTTCCGGTCCGTCGAGGACGGAATCGACCGACTGAAAGACGAGGTGCCGCTGTTCAAGAAGGAGGTAACCGACGACGAGACGTTCTGGGTCCACGAGCGCGAGACGTAG
- a CDS encoding DUF7123 family protein, protein MSATMEASTDTKEGRLRTYLRQRVEDGEVYIKSKFIADDVDLSPKEIGALMVKLRDSATDIEVEKWSYTSATTWRVSPA, encoded by the coding sequence ATGAGCGCAACTATGGAAGCCTCCACGGACACCAAGGAAGGTCGCCTCCGAACGTACCTGCGTCAGCGAGTGGAGGACGGTGAGGTCTACATCAAGAGCAAGTTCATCGCCGACGACGTGGACCTTTCCCCGAAAGAAATCGGTGCGCTGATGGTGAAACTGCGCGACTCCGCCACCGACATCGAAGTCGAGAAGTGGTCCTACACCTCCGCGACCACGTGGCGAGTCAGCCCGGCCTGA
- a CDS encoding DNA-binding protein, translating to MSGEPTDEDLEELRKKKMEQLKDQQGGEGQAEAAEAQRQQAEAQKKAVLRKALTDGARKRLNTVQMSKPEFGEKVEQQIVALAQSGRLQGKIDEEKMKELLSEMKPDSQSFDIKRR from the coding sequence ATGAGCGGCGAACCCACAGACGAGGACCTCGAAGAACTGCGCAAGAAGAAGATGGAACAGCTCAAAGACCAGCAGGGTGGCGAGGGACAGGCGGAGGCCGCCGAGGCCCAACGCCAGCAGGCCGAAGCCCAGAAGAAGGCCGTCCTCCGGAAGGCGCTGACAGACGGCGCTCGCAAGCGGCTCAACACGGTCCAGATGTCGAAACCGGAGTTCGGCGAAAAGGTCGAACAACAAATCGTTGCGCTGGCCCAGAGTGGCCGACTACAGGGCAAAATCGACGAGGAGAAGATGAAGGAACTCCTCTCGGAGATGAAACCCGACTCCCAGAGCTTCGACATCAAGCGCCGATAG
- the pyrH gene encoding UMP kinase has translation MRIVVSIGGSVLAPDLDPERVRGHATVIDGLVEDGHEVATVVGGGGVARRYIGTARELGASEYDLDALGIDVTRLNARLLVTALDSSATPEPAESHEAARASLRRGEVAVMGGTVPGHTTDAVSALLAEMVDADLLIYATSVPGVFSADPKEVDDAERYDRLTASELVDVISSIETAAGSNAPVDLLAAKIIERSGLRAVVLDGTDPDRIADAVAGDAFDGTEVVPNE, from the coding sequence ATGAGAATCGTCGTTTCTATCGGCGGGAGCGTACTCGCACCCGACCTCGACCCCGAGCGGGTCCGAGGCCACGCCACCGTCATCGACGGGCTCGTCGAGGACGGACACGAGGTCGCAACCGTCGTCGGCGGTGGGGGCGTCGCACGGCGCTACATCGGTACCGCCCGCGAACTCGGAGCCTCGGAGTACGACCTCGACGCCCTCGGCATCGACGTGACCCGGTTGAACGCGCGACTGCTCGTCACGGCCCTCGACAGTTCGGCGACTCCCGAACCCGCCGAATCCCACGAAGCCGCCCGCGCCTCCCTTCGACGCGGCGAAGTCGCGGTCATGGGCGGGACAGTTCCCGGCCACACGACCGACGCCGTCTCGGCGCTGTTGGCGGAGATGGTGGACGCCGACCTGCTCATCTACGCGACGAGCGTTCCGGGCGTCTTCTCGGCTGACCCGAAGGAGGTCGACGACGCCGAACGCTACGACCGCCTGACTGCAAGCGAACTCGTCGACGTCATCTCCAGTATCGAGACCGCCGCCGGGTCGAACGCGCCGGTCGACTTACTCGCCGCGAAAATCATCGAGCGTTCGGGGCTCAGAGCCGTCGTTCTCGACGGAACCGACCCCGACCGAATCGCCGACGCCGTCGCCGGTGACGCCTTCGACGGCACCGAGGTCGTCCCGAATGAGTGA
- a CDS encoding lysylphosphatidylglycerol synthase transmembrane domain-containing protein: protein MALDVRATVAGFLGAVVVLAVLAVVVGVGELLSTLSMARPPLVGAVLVAASLWLFAWALALLTVLDALDAHISVLQSVAVYAGVLFSNNVTPFGQAGGEPVSALLISEAAETEYETALASIASADALNFVPSTALSLVGVAYFSVAATAGTEALQWAAAAAIGLAVALPVVGFLGWRNRGQLETAIGRAVTPIARAVGRYVPRVDPPERTAVERRVGGFFESIEAVATDRSTLLAALGLSSLGWLAQASALWLSLYALGVTAPIAAVLVAVPVGAMASVTPLPGGLGGIEAALVALIVPLAGVSGATAAAAVVLHRGAIYWLPTLLGGGVASALGVGRV from the coding sequence ATGGCGCTGGACGTTCGTGCGACCGTCGCGGGCTTTCTCGGCGCCGTGGTCGTGTTGGCCGTCCTCGCGGTCGTCGTCGGCGTCGGAGAACTGCTGTCGACGCTTTCGATGGCGCGTCCGCCGCTCGTCGGTGCCGTCCTCGTGGCGGCGTCGCTGTGGCTGTTCGCGTGGGCGCTGGCGCTTCTGACGGTACTCGACGCCCTCGATGCTCACATATCCGTTCTGCAATCGGTTGCGGTCTACGCCGGCGTGTTGTTCTCCAACAACGTCACGCCGTTCGGTCAGGCCGGCGGCGAACCGGTGAGCGCGCTCCTCATCTCGGAGGCCGCCGAGACGGAGTACGAGACGGCGCTGGCCTCGATTGCCAGCGCCGACGCGCTGAACTTCGTTCCGTCGACGGCGCTGTCGCTCGTCGGCGTGGCGTACTTTTCCGTCGCCGCGACGGCCGGGACCGAGGCGCTGCAGTGGGCGGCGGCCGCGGCCATCGGGTTGGCGGTCGCCCTTCCGGTCGTCGGCTTCCTCGGGTGGCGGAACCGCGGACAACTCGAAACCGCAATCGGACGAGCAGTAACGCCGATTGCGCGAGCCGTGGGTCGGTACGTCCCTCGAGTCGACCCTCCCGAACGGACGGCGGTCGAACGCCGCGTCGGTGGGTTCTTCGAGTCGATAGAGGCCGTCGCGACCGACCGGTCGACACTGCTCGCTGCGCTCGGCCTGTCGTCGCTGGGGTGGCTGGCGCAGGCATCGGCGCTGTGGCTGTCGCTGTACGCCCTCGGCGTCACGGCACCGATAGCGGCCGTCCTCGTCGCGGTTCCCGTCGGTGCGATGGCCAGCGTCACGCCGCTTCCGGGCGGACTCGGCGGCATTGAGGCCGCCCTCGTCGCCCTGATCGTCCCGCTGGCCGGCGTCAGTGGAGCGACCGCTGCGGCGGCGGTGGTTCTCCATCGCGGGGCGATTTATTGGCTTCCGACGCTTCTCGGCGGTGGCGTCGCCTCGGCGCTCGGCGTCGGCCGCGTGTGA
- a CDS encoding SDR family NAD(P)-dependent oxidoreductase, translating into MAVDGTALVTGASAGIGKALAKQFAAGGHDVVLVARREEKLHALAETLEEDHGIETHTVVQDLSTREAPAALYEETERRDIEVDVLVNNVGIGTQGAFVDNDLDRELDQLQLNVVTPTELVHRYGRDMADRGHGGVLNVASTAAWFPGPFMAIYYASKAYMKNFSEGIAEELRTEGVTVTVLCPGPVETEFQSRAENENTPLGSGSMQDVEMVAKAGYDGLQADDTVVVTGWKYKLLTRISNVLPNRFTGRTAKNLNTPD; encoded by the coding sequence ATGGCAGTCGATGGAACCGCGCTCGTGACGGGCGCGTCGGCGGGAATCGGGAAGGCGCTGGCCAAGCAGTTCGCCGCGGGCGGCCACGACGTCGTCCTCGTCGCACGCCGCGAGGAGAAACTCCACGCACTGGCCGAGACGCTCGAAGAAGACCATGGTATCGAAACCCACACGGTCGTTCAGGACCTCTCGACTCGGGAAGCACCGGCGGCGTTGTACGAAGAGACCGAACGCCGGGACATCGAAGTCGATGTGCTCGTCAACAACGTCGGCATCGGGACGCAGGGCGCGTTCGTCGACAACGACCTCGACCGGGAACTCGACCAACTGCAGTTGAACGTGGTGACGCCGACCGAGCTAGTCCATCGCTACGGTAGGGATATGGCCGACCGGGGCCACGGCGGCGTCCTGAACGTCGCCTCGACGGCCGCGTGGTTCCCCGGGCCGTTCATGGCTATCTACTACGCCTCGAAGGCGTACATGAAGAACTTCTCGGAGGGTATCGCCGAGGAACTCCGAACGGAGGGCGTCACGGTGACGGTGTTGTGTCCCGGCCCCGTCGAGACGGAGTTTCAGTCCCGCGCCGAAAACGAGAACACGCCGCTCGGGAGCGGGTCGATGCAGGACGTCGAGATGGTCGCGAAAGCCGGCTACGATGGACTGCAGGCGGACGACACCGTCGTCGTCACCGGCTGGAAGTACAAACTCCTCACCCGGATTTCGAACGTCCTCCCGAACCGCTTCACCGGACGGACCGCGAAGAACCTCAATACCCCCGACTAA
- a CDS encoding DUF7384 family protein, with protein sequence MTGNDHDPDYTRIVADADVLAADLLVGGASRATLDVLRAHSWLTLVATERLFDDAEAVVAELADESLAADWREHLEEWAVVVEQPEGDHPALAAAYRGNATQVVSLDERLLGAKAAAALGGRIDVSVRPPDAFERLFDPKSIYELAFEEQYPGPDSDSRR encoded by the coding sequence ATGACCGGTAACGACCACGACCCCGACTACACTCGAATCGTCGCCGACGCCGACGTGCTGGCGGCGGACCTCCTCGTCGGTGGCGCCTCGCGGGCGACGCTCGATGTCCTCCGGGCGCACTCGTGGCTCACGCTCGTCGCGACCGAGCGGCTTTTCGACGACGCGGAGGCCGTCGTCGCCGAGTTGGCCGATGAGTCGCTGGCCGCCGACTGGCGCGAGCACCTCGAAGAGTGGGCCGTCGTCGTCGAGCAACCCGAGGGTGACCATCCGGCGCTCGCGGCAGCCTATCGCGGAAACGCCACTCAGGTCGTCTCCTTGGACGAGCGACTGTTGGGTGCGAAAGCCGCCGCGGCCCTCGGCGGGCGAATCGACGTGAGCGTCCGTCCACCGGATGCTTTCGAGCGCCTTTTCGACCCCAAGAGCATCTATGAACTGGCCTTCGAGGAGCAGTATCCGGGTCCCGACAGCGACTCTCGACGTTAG
- a CDS encoding potassium channel family protein — protein MKFVIVGYGRVGMRTTDILVNEGHDVVIVDVDSEKAQQARDAGLEVIEGDGEDERVLERADLDETDALAALSGDLNVNFTACMIANGHGCRTVLRIDEDYRQEIYEKYAADVDEVVYPERMGAAGAKTALLGGNLNVLADLTEHLTATSIDIPSESPVIGQRVVELDLPGNARLYAHGRRKEPMTIPLPQTRIEAGDRVALIAEQSSLESVQTMLTG, from the coding sequence ATGAAGTTCGTCATCGTCGGGTACGGTCGAGTCGGGATGCGCACCACGGACATCCTGGTGAACGAGGGTCACGATGTCGTCATCGTCGATGTCGACTCCGAGAAGGCTCAGCAGGCCCGCGACGCGGGGTTGGAGGTCATCGAGGGTGACGGGGAGGACGAGCGGGTCCTCGAACGCGCCGACCTCGACGAAACCGACGCACTCGCGGCTTTGTCGGGGGATTTGAACGTCAATTTCACTGCGTGTATGATAGCCAACGGCCACGGCTGTCGGACGGTGTTGCGAATCGACGAGGACTACCGACAGGAAATTTACGAGAAGTACGCGGCCGACGTCGACGAGGTGGTGTACCCCGAGCGGATGGGTGCTGCGGGTGCAAAGACGGCGCTCCTCGGCGGGAACCTGAACGTGCTCGCCGACCTCACCGAGCATCTGACCGCAACGAGCATCGACATCCCCTCGGAGTCGCCGGTCATCGGCCAGCGGGTCGTCGAGTTGGACCTCCCCGGCAACGCTCGGCTGTACGCCCACGGCCGACGCAAGGAACCGATGACGATTCCGCTCCCACAGACGAGAATCGAGGCGGGTGACCGCGTCGCGCTCATCGCCGAACAGAGTTCCCTTGAGTCGGTCCAGACGATGCTAACCGGGTAA
- a CDS encoding DUF7411 family protein encodes MECGLLFSGGKDSSLAALLLDRFYDVTLVTAHFGITDDWKHAREAADALGFPFDEIEMDSEFADDAAERMREDGFPRTGIQQVHEDALEAVAAQYDVVADGTRRDDRVPTVSRAVAQSLEDRNGVDYVAPLSGFGRSAVDRLVDEHLVVESGPSEEIPKGDYETELRARIRQRWGGDTVREVFPDHEQTRVVGRNETQTGGKGLGEASASEK; translated from the coding sequence ATGGAGTGCGGACTGCTGTTCAGCGGCGGGAAGGACTCCTCGTTGGCCGCGTTGCTGCTCGACCGGTTTTACGATGTGACGCTCGTCACCGCTCACTTCGGCATCACCGACGACTGGAAACACGCCCGCGAGGCCGCTGACGCGCTCGGCTTCCCGTTCGACGAAATCGAGATGGACAGCGAGTTTGCCGACGATGCCGCCGAGCGGATGCGCGAGGACGGGTTCCCACGGACCGGCATCCAGCAGGTCCACGAGGACGCTCTGGAGGCGGTCGCCGCCCAATACGACGTGGTCGCGGACGGAACACGTCGGGACGACCGCGTTCCGACGGTGTCGCGGGCGGTGGCCCAGAGCCTCGAGGACCGAAACGGGGTCGATTACGTCGCTCCGCTGTCGGGATTCGGCCGAAGCGCGGTCGACCGGCTCGTCGACGAACATCTCGTCGTCGAGTCTGGCCCGAGCGAAGAGATTCCGAAGGGCGACTACGAAACGGAGCTCCGGGCGCGCATCCGCCAGCGGTGGGGTGGCGACACGGTCCGAGAGGTGTTCCCCGACCACGAGCAGACGAGAGTGGTGGGGCGCAACGAGACCCAGACCGGCGGGAAGGGTCTCGGGGAAGCGAGTGCCTCGGAGAAGTGA
- a CDS encoding putative sulfate/molybdate transporter codes for MATVGSTEGGFAFDYSEVTGAIGDSMTVLPLVVALGALTPASLPHLLGGFAVFQVIWGLYYGLPLSVEPMKALAGLAIAGAIGYGELVAAGLLAGGVLLVAGRTGAVSRVAAVVGEPVVRGVQFAVACLLVVAAADLVAAAPSVAAVGVGVAVVVAVVSRRAVALAVLAIGLGWAAVTTGVPALSVPSMALFPSGLPRLSVGAIEGVAAQLAMTVGNAAVATSLLLADYYDANVSPDRLAESMGAMNLLAVPLGALPMCHGSGGLAGKHAFGARTATANVFAGCLYALLALLAGLLVAFPMALLGVLLVVVALSLAQTAFASTDRWLFVASVGGLAVLTNVGVAFLAGAVWWVFRSRAPRFSSLNDEW; via the coding sequence ATGGCGACGGTCGGGTCCACGGAGGGAGGGTTCGCGTTCGATTACAGTGAGGTGACCGGCGCCATTGGCGATTCGATGACGGTGTTGCCGTTGGTCGTCGCACTCGGGGCGCTGACACCGGCGTCGCTGCCGCATCTGTTGGGCGGGTTCGCGGTCTTTCAGGTCATCTGGGGACTCTACTACGGCCTTCCGCTGTCCGTCGAGCCGATGAAGGCGCTTGCGGGCCTCGCCATCGCCGGCGCCATCGGCTACGGCGAGTTGGTCGCTGCGGGTCTACTCGCTGGTGGTGTGCTACTCGTTGCCGGTCGAACCGGTGCAGTTTCGCGGGTCGCGGCTGTCGTCGGCGAACCGGTCGTCCGCGGCGTCCAGTTCGCAGTCGCCTGTCTGCTGGTCGTCGCGGCGGCGGACCTCGTTGCCGCCGCACCGAGCGTCGCCGCCGTCGGCGTCGGTGTCGCAGTCGTGGTCGCGGTCGTCTCCCGCCGCGCCGTCGCGCTCGCCGTTCTCGCCATCGGCTTGGGGTGGGCCGCCGTGACGACGGGCGTTCCCGCTCTCTCCGTCCCGTCGATGGCGCTGTTCCCGAGCGGCCTCCCGAGGCTTTCCGTCGGCGCCATCGAGGGCGTCGCCGCTCAGTTGGCGATGACGGTCGGCAACGCCGCCGTCGCCACGTCGCTTCTGCTCGCCGACTACTACGACGCCAACGTTTCACCCGACCGTCTGGCTGAGAGCATGGGGGCGATGAACCTACTTGCGGTTCCGCTCGGCGCGCTGCCGATGTGTCACGGTTCCGGCGGCCTCGCCGGTAAACACGCTTTCGGTGCCCGCACGGCGACGGCCAACGTCTTCGCCGGATGTCTGTACGCCCTCCTCGCCCTCCTCGCCGGCCTGCTCGTCGCGTTTCCGATGGCGCTGCTCGGCGTGCTGTTGGTCGTCGTGGCGCTGTCGCTCGCTCAGACGGCGTTCGCATCGACCGACAGGTGGCTGTTCGTCGCCTCGGTCGGCGGTCTGGCCGTCCTCACCAACGTCGGCGTCGCCTTTCTGGCGGGTGCTGTCTGGTGGGTATTCCGTTCCCGGGCGCCGCGCTTTTCGTCGTTGAACGACGAGTGGTGA
- a CDS encoding 30S ribosomal protein S19e: MTTLYDVPAEDLIEAVAEKLESELDEPEWINYGKTGISRELPPEQEDFWARRAASLLRKVAVDGPVGVQRLRTHYGKSVNGTTRYRVRPDRKTEGSGNVIRTALQQLEDAGYIDSYEGRGRTVSGEGKALLDETAEEVIEELDRPELERYA; this comes from the coding sequence ATGACGACGCTCTACGACGTGCCCGCTGAGGACCTCATCGAGGCGGTCGCCGAGAAGCTCGAATCCGAACTGGACGAACCCGAATGGATCAACTACGGTAAGACCGGCATCAGCCGCGAACTCCCGCCCGAACAGGAAGACTTCTGGGCGCGACGCGCCGCCAGCCTCCTGCGGAAAGTCGCCGTCGACGGCCCCGTCGGCGTCCAGCGACTCCGCACCCACTACGGGAAGTCCGTCAACGGGACGACCCGTTACCGCGTCCGTCCGGACCGCAAGACCGAGGGCTCCGGCAACGTCATCCGCACCGCTCTCCAGCAACTCGAAGACGCCGGCTACATCGACTCCTACGAGGGCCGCGGCCGCACCGTCAGCGGCGAGGGGAAGGCCCTCCTCGACGAGACCGCCGAAGAGGTCATCGAGGAACTCGACCGGCCGGAACTCGAGCGTTACGCCTGA
- a CDS encoding site-2 protease family protein, which translates to MTTAEPASDHEGPPPEALLPSFRVTDVERDDDRLIYYGRPQTEYQRLEQQLWPLFREYGYEVRLDVVSDSEPDPITGVAVTENRQALVAEPRSVGVDSVPWTNVVMFVATVLTTLYAGTIWYYQSVEGPLDLLAGWPFSLAVLGVLGVHEFGHYALSRYHDVEASLPYFIPVPTFIGTFGAVIKMKGRIPNRKALFDIGVAGPLAGLVAAVGVAIFGLYQDPIPVPPEVLNSESAIQLELGYPPLLQFLSWVTGQPLTYENPALVASPIVFGAWIGLFVTFLNLIPVGQLDGGHIIRSMVGERSETIAALVPGGLFALAGYLYLFTGVSSNAPFLWVFWGLIALGLAYVGPTRPVFDEPLDRKRMAVGVLTFVLGALCFTPVPFELIGA; encoded by the coding sequence ATGACCACTGCCGAACCGGCGTCGGATCACGAGGGACCGCCGCCGGAGGCCCTCCTGCCGTCGTTCCGCGTCACCGACGTGGAACGAGACGACGACCGACTCATCTACTACGGTCGTCCCCAGACCGAGTATCAGCGGCTCGAACAGCAACTGTGGCCGCTGTTCCGGGAGTACGGCTACGAGGTACGACTCGATGTCGTCTCCGACAGCGAACCCGACCCGATAACGGGCGTCGCGGTGACGGAGAACCGACAGGCGCTCGTCGCTGAACCCCGAAGCGTCGGCGTCGACAGCGTCCCCTGGACCAACGTCGTGATGTTCGTCGCGACGGTTCTCACGACGCTGTACGCCGGTACCATCTGGTACTATCAATCGGTCGAGGGGCCGCTGGACCTCCTCGCCGGCTGGCCGTTTTCGCTTGCGGTTCTCGGTGTCCTCGGTGTTCACGAGTTCGGCCACTACGCACTGTCTCGGTACCACGATGTCGAGGCGAGCCTTCCCTACTTCATCCCCGTACCGACGTTCATCGGCACGTTTGGCGCCGTCATCAAGATGAAGGGCCGCATCCCGAACCGGAAGGCGCTGTTCGACATCGGTGTTGCGGGGCCGTTGGCGGGTCTCGTCGCCGCCGTCGGCGTCGCCATCTTTGGGCTGTATCAGGACCCGATTCCGGTTCCGCCGGAGGTGCTGAACAGCGAGAGCGCCATCCAACTGGAACTCGGATACCCGCCGCTGTTGCAGTTCCTCTCGTGGGTGACGGGACAACCGCTGACCTACGAGAACCCCGCGTTGGTGGCGAGTCCCATCGTCTTCGGCGCGTGGATTGGACTGTTCGTCACGTTCCTCAACCTCATCCCGGTCGGCCAACTCGACGGCGGCCACATCATCCGGTCGATGGTCGGCGAGCGCTCCGAGACGATTGCCGCGCTCGTCCCCGGCGGGCTGTTCGCTCTCGCCGGCTACCTGTACCTGTTCACCGGCGTCAGTTCGAATGCGCCGTTCCTGTGGGTGTTCTGGGGCCTCATCGCGCTTGGGTTGGCGTACGTCGGACCGACGCGACCGGTGTTCGACGAACCCCTCGATAGAAAACGGATGGCTGTGGGCGTCCTCACCTTCGTCCTCGGTGCGCTGTGTTTCACCCCGGTTCCGTTCGAACTCATCGGTGCGTGA
- a CDS encoding non-canonical purine NTP pyrophosphatase, with protein MLRYVTTNEGKVREAEEYLGDDIAALDYDYPEIQADSLEAVAAEGARSAFEFADEPVIVDDAGLYIEGFDGFPGPYSAYVENTLGIERVGRLARGEDATRAQFRCVIAYCDGEGFEASPEPVDTGERRGQDLSADDRASATTDDTVAGSDLPVKLFTGAVPGTIVEPRGEGGFGYDPIFEHDGTTFAEMSAERKNAISHRGRALGKFAEWYANRRLD; from the coding sequence ATGCTTCGGTACGTGACGACGAACGAGGGGAAAGTCAGGGAGGCAGAGGAGTACCTCGGTGACGACATCGCTGCGCTCGATTACGACTATCCGGAGATACAGGCCGATTCGCTGGAAGCCGTCGCCGCGGAGGGCGCCCGGTCGGCCTTCGAGTTCGCCGACGAACCGGTCATCGTCGACGACGCCGGCCTCTACATCGAGGGGTTCGACGGATTTCCCGGCCCGTATTCGGCGTACGTCGAGAACACGCTGGGAATCGAACGGGTGGGCCGACTCGCGCGAGGGGAGGACGCCACCCGAGCGCAGTTCCGGTGTGTCATCGCCTACTGCGACGGCGAGGGCTTCGAGGCCTCGCCCGAACCCGTCGACACAGGCGAGCGCCGCGGACAGGACCTCTCGGCCGACGACCGGGCGAGTGCGACGACGGACGACACCGTCGCTGGAAGCGACCTGCCCGTGAAACTGTTCACAGGGGCGGTCCCCGGAACCATCGTCGAACCGCGCGGAGAGGGTGGCTTCGGCTACGACCCCATCTTCGAACACGACGGCACCACCTTCGCCGAGATGAGCGCCGAACGCAAAAACGCAATCTCACACCGCGGTCGCGCCCTGGGGAAGTTCGCCGAGTGGTACGCGAACCGCCGACTGGATTAA
- the thiL gene encoding thiamine-phosphate kinase, whose protein sequence is MDERAALSLVGEYVEGSGDDCAVLDDLVVTTDMLHETTDFPDGTTRYTAGWRAVGASLSDVAAMGAEATAAVAVYGAPSFRETEIAAFLRGCTDVCEAVDAEYVGGDLDGHDEFTVATTVVGRSDDPVYRTGAAPGDAVCVTGSVGRSGAALQLFEDGETARANELFQFEPRVAAGRAVGDDATAMMDSSDGLARSLHQLAAASDCGFSVRYDDIPIDPAVDDVVEDNAMRRELGLHFGEDFELVFTAPENAVDRLRAAAPVEVTRIGEVTDGDVLSDGEPLSDRGFTHR, encoded by the coding sequence ATGGACGAACGGGCGGCGCTTTCGCTCGTCGGCGAGTACGTCGAGGGGTCGGGCGACGACTGTGCGGTTCTCGACGACCTCGTCGTGACGACCGACATGCTCCACGAGACGACGGACTTCCCCGACGGAACGACCCGCTATACGGCCGGCTGGCGAGCAGTCGGGGCCTCCCTGTCGGACGTGGCCGCGATGGGCGCCGAGGCGACGGCAGCCGTCGCGGTGTACGGTGCGCCGTCGTTCCGTGAGACGGAGATAGCAGCGTTCCTTCGTGGCTGTACCGACGTGTGTGAAGCCGTCGACGCCGAATACGTCGGCGGTGACCTCGACGGCCACGACGAATTCACCGTCGCCACGACAGTGGTGGGCCGAAGCGACGACCCCGTCTATCGTACCGGTGCCGCTCCCGGCGACGCCGTCTGTGTGACCGGTTCGGTCGGTCGAAGCGGGGCTGCCCTCCAACTGTTCGAGGACGGCGAGACTGCGCGGGCGAACGAACTGTTCCAGTTCGAGCCACGGGTGGCTGCCGGCCGAGCGGTCGGCGACGACGCTACCGCGATGATGGACTCCAGCGACGGCCTCGCGCGCTCGCTGCACCAACTCGCGGCGGCGAGCGACTGCGGTTTTTCGGTTCGCTACGACGACATCCCTATCGACCCGGCGGTGGACGATGTTGTCGAGGACAACGCCATGCGACGTGAGTTGGGACTTCACTTCGGCGAGGACTTCGAGTTAGTGTTCACCGCACCGGAGAATGCTGTCGACCGCCTCAGAGCGGCCGCCCCGGTCGAGGTGACACGAATCGGCGAGGTCACGGACGGCGATGTTCTGTCCGACGGAGAGCCGCTTTCGGACCGCGGCTTCACGCACCGATGA